From the bacterium genome, one window contains:
- the tilS gene encoding tRNA lysidine(34) synthetase TilS yields the protein MQQSLIHFLKKYKFEHGKPFVVGVSGGADSMVLWHLLHQLKPVLKLNYEIIHFNFHLRGDESNRDEAHVRNMADFFKDKLTVVDSPLKKGSSVQERAREVRLAYFSKKFSQQKDGAVFLAHHQDDQLETYTIRQQRGAGERGLACMWPVTFYNHFSIYRPLLNFSRKKIRTYGSAHHVLFVEDSSNATAAYLRNRVRHQVVGSMSSIEKKKILHAIKTAQKNEQTIRKKTDQFLKNKNIISKINFFRQNQAVRFSIIRRLIANMNEKRELSQKNYLQIEKVLKASRSVAMPFGSLLLLSEGKTFYFVTQKSFCKKGPEPAVLPGLGCYENIELFEKKVVRLSPHSLYLDAQKVSFPLILKPWQPGERFIPYGRRNPQKIKDYLAKKGFSAFQKQKVLALYGADSKLLALVGVEIDARYALPKLPGKALIVKKNECSPRQRGN from the coding sequence GTGCAACAGTCTCTCATACATTTTTTAAAAAAATACAAATTTGAGCATGGCAAACCTTTTGTAGTGGGCGTTTCGGGTGGGGCCGACTCCATGGTATTGTGGCATTTGCTGCATCAGCTAAAACCAGTTTTGAAGCTCAATTACGAAATTATCCATTTCAACTTTCATTTAAGAGGAGACGAATCAAATCGTGACGAAGCCCATGTTCGAAATATGGCGGATTTTTTTAAGGATAAACTCACAGTAGTAGATAGCCCTCTTAAAAAGGGATCTTCGGTGCAAGAAAGAGCGCGCGAGGTCCGTCTGGCATATTTTTCAAAGAAATTTTCTCAACAGAAAGACGGGGCTGTTTTTTTAGCGCATCATCAGGATGACCAGCTAGAAACCTATACCATACGACAACAGCGTGGCGCCGGCGAACGGGGGCTTGCTTGTATGTGGCCTGTCACTTTTTATAATCATTTTAGCATCTATAGGCCGCTCCTAAATTTTTCCCGTAAAAAAATTCGTACTTACGGAAGTGCTCACCATGTATTATTTGTTGAAGACTCCTCCAATGCTACAGCGGCTTATTTGCGTAATCGTGTGCGGCATCAGGTGGTGGGTTCCATGAGTTCTATTGAGAAGAAGAAAATTTTACATGCTATTAAAACAGCTCAAAAAAACGAACAGACTATCCGTAAAAAAACGGACCAGTTTTTAAAAAATAAAAACATTATTTCTAAAATCAATTTTTTTAGACAGAACCAAGCTGTTCGTTTTTCTATCATTCGCCGCTTGATAGCTAATATGAACGAAAAGCGGGAGTTGTCTCAAAAAAATTACCTGCAAATTGAGAAAGTTTTAAAGGCCTCACGCAGTGTGGCTATGCCGTTTGGATCATTGCTACTGCTCAGTGAGGGGAAAACTTTTTACTTTGTAACACAAAAATCTTTTTGCAAAAAAGGGCCAGAACCAGCCGTATTACCGGGGCTTGGGTGTTATGAAAATATAGAATTATTTGAAAAGAAGGTTGTGCGCTTGTCTCCACACTCTCTTTATTTAGACGCTCAAAAAGTTTCATTTCCACTTATCCTTAAGCCTTGGCAGCCAGGAGAACGTTTTATTCCCTATGGCAGGCGTAACCCACAGAAAATAAAGGACTATTTGGCAAAAAAAGGATTTTCAGCCTTTCAAAAACAAAAAGTATTGGCACTTTATGGGGCCGATTCCAAGCTGCTTGCTTTAGTGGGGGTAGAAATTGATGCCCGCTATGCCTTGCCCAAACTACCTGGGAAGGCTCTCATTGTAAAAAAAAATGAGTGTAGCCCTAGACAAAGGGGTAATTAA
- the ftsH gene encoding ATP-dependent zinc metalloprotease FtsH: MKQTQKSLALWVVLLLLSLYAVHFYSSKTPTSKEVSFSEFTQAVQNDEVEEVTIEGSQYLGKYKNQFNSGGYFTTLGPLNSEKVLELLGQKNVRVEFKKQEENSFWQQLLFSWLPILFLFAFFFFFMRQIQVGGGKALSFGKSKARLLNETQRKVTFKDVAGIEEAKEELHEIIEFLKEPHKFTKLGGRIPKGVLLMGPPGTGKTLLARAIAGEAGVPFFSISGSDFVEMFVGVGASRVRDLFEQGKKHAPCIIFIDEIDAVGRHRGAGLGGGHDEREQTLNQLLVEMDGFESNEGVIMIAATNRPDVLDPALLRPGRFDRRVVVPRPDLKGREQILRIHVRKVPLDSDVDLMHIARGTPGFCGADLENLVNEAALYAARKNKKSVNQFDMEMAKDKVIMGAERRSMIISDEEKKITAYHEAGHTLVAKMIPGTDPVHKVTIIPRGMALGVTQQLPEKDKYTQSKKYSEDLISILMGGRIAEELIFNEITSGAGNDIERATDMARRMVCEWGMSEILGPMSFGKKEEQIFLGREIGQHQDYSESTSVVIDNEVKKIVMTNYNRSKKILSDNIQNLHALALALLEYESLDGDQIDRVIRGEKLPPVPKSVPLDQNMPTDVKRESKVHTPLPINPEPTKA, from the coding sequence TTGAAACAAACACAAAAATCATTGGCCCTCTGGGTTGTTTTACTGTTGCTTTCCCTCTATGCTGTTCATTTTTACAGTTCCAAAACGCCCACTAGCAAAGAAGTTAGTTTTAGCGAATTTACTCAAGCCGTTCAAAATGACGAGGTGGAAGAAGTAACCATTGAAGGCTCTCAATATTTAGGCAAATACAAAAACCAATTTAATTCTGGTGGTTACTTTACTACTTTAGGGCCGCTTAATAGTGAAAAGGTTTTAGAGTTGCTTGGGCAAAAAAACGTTAGAGTTGAATTTAAAAAACAGGAAGAAAATTCTTTTTGGCAACAACTTCTTTTTTCGTGGCTCCCCATTTTGTTTTTATTTGCGTTCTTTTTCTTTTTTATGCGCCAAATTCAGGTGGGTGGTGGAAAGGCTTTATCGTTTGGCAAGTCGAAGGCTCGCTTATTAAATGAAACTCAGCGCAAAGTTACCTTTAAAGATGTAGCTGGTATTGAAGAAGCTAAGGAAGAACTGCACGAGATTATCGAATTTTTAAAAGAACCCCATAAATTTACCAAGCTGGGAGGGCGTATTCCCAAAGGTGTATTGCTTATGGGGCCTCCGGGAACTGGTAAAACCTTGCTGGCGCGTGCTATTGCTGGTGAAGCCGGCGTTCCATTTTTCAGTATTTCGGGTAGTGATTTTGTTGAAATGTTTGTGGGAGTTGGCGCTTCGCGTGTACGTGATTTATTTGAACAGGGTAAAAAGCATGCACCCTGTATTATTTTTATAGACGAAATTGATGCTGTAGGCCGTCATCGTGGTGCTGGTTTGGGTGGTGGGCATGACGAGCGTGAGCAAACCTTAAATCAATTGCTAGTTGAAATGGATGGTTTTGAAAGTAACGAAGGTGTGATCATGATTGCCGCCACAAACCGTCCGGATGTTTTAGATCCTGCTTTGTTGCGTCCTGGTCGTTTTGACCGTCGTGTGGTGGTGCCGCGTCCCGATTTAAAAGGTCGCGAGCAGATTTTACGTATTCATGTACGCAAAGTGCCGCTCGATTCGGATGTAGATTTAATGCACATAGCCCGTGGTACACCGGGTTTTTGTGGGGCCGATTTGGAAAATTTGGTGAACGAAGCGGCACTGTATGCAGCAAGAAAAAACAAAAAGTCGGTAAACCAGTTTGATATGGAAATGGCCAAAGACAAGGTTATTATGGGTGCCGAGCGACGCAGTATGATAATTAGCGATGAAGAAAAGAAAATTACCGCCTATCACGAAGCTGGCCATACTTTGGTGGCTAAAATGATTCCTGGAACCGATCCTGTGCATAAGGTTACCATTATACCTCGTGGTATGGCCTTGGGCGTCACTCAGCAGTTGCCCGAAAAAGATAAATACACTCAATCTAAAAAATATTCAGAAGATCTCATTTCTATTTTAATGGGTGGACGTATTGCCGAAGAACTCATTTTTAATGAAATTACTTCTGGTGCCGGTAATGATATTGAACGTGCTACCGACATGGCTCGCCGTATGGTGTGTGAGTGGGGTATGAGCGAAATATTGGGGCCTATGTCTTTTGGCAAGAAAGAAGAACAAATATTTTTGGGACGTGAAATTGGGCAACACCAGGATTATTCCGAATCTACTTCCGTGGTTATTGACAACGAAGTAAAAAAGATTGTGATGACCAATTACAATCGTTCTAAAAAGATTCTTTCCGATAATATTCAAAACCTCCATGCGTTGGCATTGGCTTTATTAGAATACGAGAGCCTTGATGGCGATCAAATTGATCGTGTGATTAGGGGTGAAAAATTGCCTCCTGTTCCTAAATCGGTGCCGCTCGATCAAAACATGCCCACGGATGTTAAAAGAGAAAGCAAGGTTCATACACCGCTTCCTATTAATCCCGAACCTACAAAGGCCTAG
- the folP gene encoding dihydropteroate synthase: MSIYAPQIMGIINTTPDSFYKGSRVSAADECVKQALFMKNSGASWIDIGGESTRPGAVAISSDEEMSRVLPALEAICKNVDIKISVDTRRSAVAREAVSLGASMINDVSGFEFDDAMASVVAKTGVLGVVMHSRGTPDTMQHQIAYDNFIDDTIKELETRIAKAASKGVKKEQIIVDPGFGFAKAYEHNLLLVKNLNQFNAMGFPLMIGVSRKNFIGRLMGEENPENRLNGSLAVTAYMLRDKPMYIRTHDVKETAALCKIYATLEGELL, from the coding sequence ATGAGCATCTATGCCCCTCAGATTATGGGCATTATCAATACGACTCCCGATTCCTTTTATAAAGGGAGCCGTGTGAGTGCTGCAGACGAGTGTGTGAAGCAGGCTTTATTCATGAAAAATAGTGGTGCTTCCTGGATTGATATTGGTGGAGAGTCTACTCGCCCGGGGGCAGTTGCTATAAGTTCAGATGAAGAAATGAGTCGTGTTTTACCTGCACTTGAAGCCATTTGTAAAAATGTTGATATAAAGATTAGTGTAGATACCCGTAGAAGTGCTGTAGCCCGTGAAGCCGTAAGCTTGGGCGCTAGCATGATTAACGATGTGAGTGGCTTTGAGTTTGATGATGCCATGGCCTCTGTGGTGGCTAAAACTGGTGTTTTGGGTGTTGTTATGCATTCACGGGGCACTCCCGATACCATGCAGCACCAGATAGCTTATGATAATTTTATAGACGACACCATAAAAGAACTTGAAACAAGAATTGCAAAGGCAGCCTCTAAAGGTGTAAAAAAGGAGCAGATTATTGTGGATCCTGGTTTTGGTTTTGCTAAAGCTTATGAACATAATCTTTTGCTGGTAAAAAATTTAAATCAATTCAATGCTATGGGTTTTCCGCTTATGATAGGGGTGTCTCGCAAAAACTTTATTGGACGTTTAATGGGTGAGGAAAATCCTGAGAATCGTTTGAATGGAAGTTTAGCTGTTACCGCGTATATGTTACGTGATAAACCGATGTATATTCGTACGCACGATGTTAAAGAAACTGCGGCTCTATGTAAGATTTATGCTACCTTAGAGGGGGAATTATTATGA
- the glmM gene encoding phosphoglucosamine mutase, translating to MNKLFGTDGVRGIANKYPMTPDVALRLGQAIAFYFARKKGGGRIVIGKDTRRSSYMFEYALSAGISSMGSQAILTGPLPTPGIAFLINAMRADAGIVISASHNNFQDNGIKFFDNKGFKLPDDIEKQMEDFVASKHDESLNPTGSNIGRAIRVEDATGRYAEFLKSTFPKNLDLRGLKVVIDCANGAAYKIGPLVFQEMDAEVISLGVKPNGVNINDKCGALHPENLSNIVKQEGAHIGIALDGDADRVILCDEKGQIVDGDRILALCALEKASMGTLSQNTVVGTVMSNMGLEVFLRKNNMKFIRTAVGDRFIMEVMRKSGYSLGGEPSGHLIFADVSTTGDGMIGALQVLASMIRQGKPLSELAHQMPVFPQLIQNIEVKNRKDLDSIAPVKKVLAEVEKNLNGTGRVVLRYSGTEPLLRVMIEGENEDKVKANLERLSSCIKEHV from the coding sequence ATGAATAAATTGTTTGGAACCGATGGTGTAAGGGGGATTGCCAATAAATACCCCATGACTCCCGACGTGGCCTTACGTTTGGGGCAAGCGATAGCTTTTTATTTTGCCCGTAAAAAGGGAGGGGGCCGTATTGTGATTGGTAAGGATACGCGGCGCTCAAGTTACATGTTTGAGTATGCCTTATCGGCGGGTATTAGTTCGATGGGGTCTCAAGCTATTTTAACAGGGCCGCTTCCTACACCGGGTATTGCATTTTTAATTAATGCCATGCGCGCTGATGCTGGTATTGTAATTTCGGCTTCACACAATAATTTTCAGGATAATGGGATTAAGTTTTTTGACAACAAGGGTTTTAAATTGCCAGACGATATTGAAAAGCAAATGGAAGATTTTGTAGCGTCAAAACATGACGAATCTTTAAATCCTACCGGAAGCAACATTGGCCGAGCAATTCGTGTGGAAGATGCTACTGGTCGTTATGCCGAATTTTTAAAATCTACTTTCCCCAAAAATCTCGATTTAAGAGGGCTTAAAGTGGTAATCGATTGTGCCAACGGGGCTGCTTATAAAATTGGTCCTCTTGTGTTTCAGGAAATGGATGCCGAGGTTATTTCTTTGGGTGTAAAGCCAAATGGTGTAAATATTAACGATAAATGTGGCGCTCTTCATCCTGAGAACTTGTCTAACATAGTTAAACAAGAGGGGGCTCATATTGGAATTGCTTTAGATGGTGATGCCGACCGTGTTATTTTGTGCGACGAGAAAGGACAAATAGTGGATGGTGATCGTATTTTGGCGCTCTGCGCTTTAGAGAAAGCCTCCATGGGAACTTTAAGTCAAAACACGGTAGTAGGAACCGTGATGAGCAATATGGGGTTGGAAGTTTTTTTGCGTAAAAATAATATGAAGTTTATTCGCACGGCCGTTGGTGACCGTTTTATCATGGAAGTAATGCGTAAGTCTGGTTATTCCTTGGGTGGTGAGCCTTCGGGTCATCTTATTTTTGCCGACGTATCTACCACGGGTGATGGGATGATTGGTGCGCTTCAAGTGTTGGCCAGTATGATAAGGCAGGGTAAACCACTATCGGAGCTAGCCCATCAAATGCCTGTGTTTCCTCAACTTATCCAAAATATAGAAGTTAAAAATAGAAAAGATTTAGATAGCATTGCTCCTGTTAAAAAGGTGCTGGCCGAAGTGGAAAAAAACCTAAATGGTACGGGGCGTGTGGTGCTGAGGTATTCGGGCACAGAGCCTTTATTGCGCGTGATGATTGAAGGGGAAAATGAGGATAAAGTAAAAGCTAATCTTGAGCGTTTATCAAGCTGCATAAAAGAGCATGTATGA
- a CDS encoding pyridoxine 5'-phosphate synthase: MKKKRIPRLGVNIDHIATLREARKGFFPHPAQALTTLKKCKVSQVTIHLREDRRHILDSDLAEITRKKILPVNLEMAATPEMVRIALKHKPHTVTLVPEKRQEITTEGGLDLRKKTKVIASLIKKLNKAKIRTSLFIDPNAKQVLLAYKVRARAIEFHTGTYAHAFLKRKWKKKWDDLKQASLLAESLGLEVFAGHGLDTHNLGALTKITQIEEYNIGHSIVGRAVFVGLEKAINEIQKILRKLS; this comes from the coding sequence ATGAAAAAGAAGAGAATTCCCCGCTTAGGTGTTAACATCGATCATATCGCCACTCTACGTGAGGCGCGTAAGGGTTTTTTCCCTCATCCTGCCCAAGCTCTAACAACACTAAAAAAATGTAAAGTGTCTCAAGTGACCATCCATTTGCGTGAAGACCGGCGCCATATTTTGGATAGCGATTTGGCCGAAATTACGCGCAAAAAAATACTTCCGGTTAATCTTGAAATGGCGGCTACACCCGAAATGGTGCGTATAGCGCTAAAGCATAAGCCCCATACGGTAACCTTGGTCCCAGAAAAACGTCAGGAAATTACTACCGAGGGTGGCCTTGATTTAAGAAAAAAAACAAAAGTGATTGCCTCTCTTATTAAAAAATTAAATAAGGCTAAAATACGGACCAGTTTGTTTATTGATCCAAATGCCAAACAAGTGCTTCTTGCTTATAAAGTAAGAGCCAGGGCTATTGAGTTTCACACAGGGACCTATGCGCATGCTTTTTTAAAGAGAAAATGGAAAAAGAAATGGGATGATTTAAAACAGGCTTCGCTTTTGGCCGAGAGTTTAGGTCTTGAAGTATTTGCAGGTCATGGGCTTGATACGCACAATTTAGGAGCGCTTACAAAAATTACTCAAATAGAAGAATATAATATTGGCCATAGCATTGTAGGGCGCGCAGTTTTTGTGGGGCTAGAAAAAGCCATTAATGAAATTCAAAAGATACTCCGCAAACTATCATGA
- a CDS encoding NAD(P)H-hydrate dehydratase, which yields MRSLDAATLKNTPVKVLMKRAGKAVFEALLPIIRSQSIHKVIVLCGPGNNGGDGRIVAQLLANKKIPVLVQSLNSNISFKSDKHTLVLDALFGTGLSRPLKGDAARLVRYINKCPGYKVALDIPSGLDATTGKVLGVAFKANTTITLEYPKTGFYFLKAHEYVGDLVLKKIGLINVKKTNIPIKEYLMEHSDFSDFTQKRKRDVHKGTMGHLFVVAGSPFKMGAGSMTSLAGLAAGSGLSTLVLPKKAFAKIDPKALEIMYAPVPDKNGFFGLVSLKPVLQIVKNAKMVILGLGMGTVSLSFVRSFLKSYPGPLLIDADGLNSLASCVFVLQRRKGITVLTPHPAEMARLAGKSTAYVQNNRLAVARKFAVEKGVIVLLKGFRTLIAFPDGKVFVNPTGSPAMATAGQGDVLSGLIGGILCEHGLNPLGVAAAVYYHGLAGETFNSRVALATDMIKAFQKVYYGIKRNKLF from the coding sequence ATGCGGAGCCTTGATGCCGCTACCCTCAAAAACACACCCGTGAAAGTGCTGATGAAACGAGCTGGAAAGGCTGTTTTTGAAGCTCTTCTTCCTATCATTCGTAGCCAATCTATTCATAAAGTGATTGTGTTGTGTGGGCCCGGAAACAATGGGGGAGATGGGCGTATTGTGGCGCAGCTTTTAGCTAACAAAAAAATACCTGTTTTGGTTCAATCCTTAAATTCAAATATCTCATTTAAAAGTGACAAGCATACCTTGGTGTTGGATGCACTTTTTGGCACAGGCTTGTCGCGCCCGCTTAAGGGTGACGCGGCTCGCCTGGTAAGGTATATCAATAAATGCCCCGGTTATAAGGTGGCTCTGGATATCCCGTCGGGGCTAGATGCTACAACGGGTAAAGTTTTGGGAGTGGCCTTTAAGGCCAATACCACTATTACGCTTGAATATCCCAAAACCGGATTTTATTTTTTAAAAGCGCACGAGTATGTGGGTGACTTGGTTTTAAAAAAGATAGGGCTTATAAATGTTAAGAAAACAAATATTCCAATTAAAGAATATTTGATGGAGCATTCTGATTTTTCTGATTTTACTCAAAAAAGAAAGAGGGATGTCCATAAAGGAACTATGGGTCATTTGTTTGTGGTGGCAGGTTCACCCTTTAAGATGGGGGCTGGCTCAATGACATCTTTGGCGGGGCTTGCGGCTGGTAGTGGCTTGTCTACATTGGTTTTGCCCAAAAAAGCTTTTGCAAAAATTGATCCCAAGGCCCTTGAGATTATGTATGCTCCGGTTCCCGATAAGAATGGTTTTTTTGGTTTGGTTTCGCTCAAGCCTGTGCTGCAAATTGTAAAAAATGCCAAAATGGTAATATTAGGCCTTGGCATGGGTACAGTTTCGCTCTCTTTTGTTCGATCCTTTTTAAAGTCTTACCCAGGCCCTCTTTTAATTGATGCGGATGGTTTAAATTCTTTGGCGTCTTGTGTTTTTGTGCTTCAAAGAAGAAAAGGGATTACTGTTCTTACACCGCATCCGGCCGAAATGGCGCGCTTGGCGGGTAAAAGCACAGCTTATGTGCAAAATAACAGGCTTGCTGTGGCTCGCAAATTTGCAGTGGAAAAGGGTGTGATTGTTTTGTTAAAAGGTTTTCGTACGCTTATTGCCTTTCCAGATGGGAAGGTTTTTGTAAACCCCACAGGCAGCCCGGCCATGGCTACAGCGGGTCAGGGGGATGTGTTATCGGGTTTAATAGGTGGTATTTTGTGTGAACATGGTTTAAACCCTCTAGGGGTAGCGGCGGCGGTTTATTATCACGGGCTGGCCGGCGAAACCTTCAACAGCCGTGTGGCCTTAGCGACCGATATGATTAAAGCGTTTCAGAAAGTTTATTATGGAATTAAAAGAAACAAGCTCTTCTGA
- the tsaE gene encoding tRNA (adenosine(37)-N6)-threonylcarbamoyltransferase complex ATPase subunit type 1 TsaE produces the protein MELKETSSSDEETEALAARWALNLKPGDVVGLVGDLGAGKTTFTRGLYQGLGGDPDVLVTSPTFTLLQEYPLPQQKKLLHFDLYRLNSAREFEQCDFLDMFNENNIAVIEWGDKIEELKYYFNIIITLHIIDDQTRSFSFKRLK, from the coding sequence ATGGAATTAAAAGAAACAAGCTCTTCTGATGAAGAAACCGAGGCTTTGGCCGCGCGTTGGGCATTAAATCTAAAACCAGGCGATGTGGTGGGTTTAGTGGGTGATTTGGGTGCCGGTAAAACTACCTTTACACGCGGTTTATATCAAGGTTTAGGCGGGGATCCGGATGTACTTGTTACGTCTCCTACTTTTACCCTGCTTCAAGAGTATCCCTTGCCCCAACAAAAAAAACTCCTTCATTTTGATTTGTATCGTCTTAATAGTGCTCGGGAATTTGAACAATGCGACTTTTTAGATATGTTTAATGAGAATAATATAGCTGTTATAGAATGGGGTGATAAGATAGAAGAATTAAAGTATTACTTTAATATTATAATTACACTTCATATTATAGACGATCAAACCCGTTCTTTTTCTTTTAAACGATTAAAATAA
- a CDS encoding DUF882 domain-containing protein yields the protein MTTKHKLAAILLALLLVSSFSSPAHASKRKLGDGILIIHNVHLNETVAVNYRNFFGYDRNALKQIASVLRCRKTNEAHKMRPQLIELVDEIADHFGSQDVYVVSGYRSPEFNLSLWKSGHHVSKDSPHMYGQAMDIRIPGVSPEAIRDYARALNRGGVGYYKSNAFVHVDVGVKQYWAEN from the coding sequence ATGACAACAAAACACAAACTTGCCGCAATTCTTTTGGCCCTCTTACTTGTTAGCAGCTTTTCATCACCGGCCCATGCTTCAAAGCGTAAATTAGGTGATGGCATTCTAATTATTCATAACGTTCATTTAAATGAAACGGTGGCTGTTAATTACCGCAACTTTTTTGGTTACGACAGAAACGCTTTAAAACAAATTGCTAGTGTCCTGCGGTGCCGTAAAACCAACGAAGCCCATAAGATGAGACCACAGCTGATAGAATTGGTGGATGAAATAGCCGACCACTTTGGGTCTCAGGATGTTTATGTGGTATCGGGATACCGTAGCCCCGAATTTAATTTAAGCTTATGGAAGTCAGGGCATCATGTTTCTAAAGATTCTCCGCACATGTATGGCCAAGCCATGGATATCCGGATCCCGGGAGTTTCTCCCGAAGCCATTCGAGATTATGCACGCGCCTTAAACCGAGGCGGTGTTGGGTATTACAAAAGTAACGCCTTTGTACATGTAGATGTGGGTGTAAAACAGTATTGGGCGGAAAATTAA
- a CDS encoding FHA domain-containing protein encodes MDNSDDSIKKAVTKRKLVDLKAVSNLAEEHGDDAAKNMGSQLKFKPNEELLQETSRIKNQRDLITKRLDKMNQAKSRVSKTVFEKVYRDYRLQLDGITKLLHEKKEVLARELESLYVLREKCVLEANRHKEILEEARFRHFLEEFSEEQYKEVESFETKEIERYQADLAQIQSFMRIHEELFDAQELKYPSKTEEPQLPELTPEPTKTVPQAPVQAPLAKQNTNHTRTVIRENVSDDYLDKTPIPSKNVERDDSIAQKILPEDLHNKSDDYFTSDLPAKPAAPQKEPENIFDVLEDMPMSADEVSETVSKVEAENTPLPPREQTSENSTLPASNFKLVFIEADGDLDISEFPMKDNVSIGRSPSNDLVLNAPKVSRQHAAINKYKDQYVIIDLKSSNGIFVNGRKVDEHTLNEGDEITVGGFKMIFKKS; translated from the coding sequence ATGGATAACAGCGATGATTCAATAAAAAAAGCAGTCACCAAACGTAAATTAGTAGATTTAAAAGCCGTCAGCAATTTAGCCGAAGAACACGGTGACGATGCCGCCAAAAATATGGGTTCGCAACTTAAGTTTAAGCCTAACGAAGAATTACTACAAGAAACCAGCCGCATTAAAAACCAGCGCGACCTTATCACAAAACGCCTCGACAAAATGAACCAGGCTAAAAGCCGCGTCTCAAAAACAGTTTTTGAAAAAGTATATCGCGACTATCGCTTACAGCTTGATGGTATCACAAAACTATTGCACGAAAAAAAGGAAGTGTTGGCTCGCGAGCTTGAATCGCTTTATGTTTTACGCGAAAAATGTGTACTGGAAGCCAATCGTCATAAGGAAATTTTGGAAGAAGCCCGCTTCCGTCATTTTTTAGAAGAATTTTCAGAAGAGCAATACAAAGAAGTAGAAAGTTTTGAAACCAAAGAAATTGAACGCTACCAAGCCGATTTAGCACAAATTCAAAGTTTTATGCGTATTCACGAGGAGCTTTTTGATGCGCAAGAATTAAAATATCCCAGTAAAACGGAAGAACCCCAATTGCCCGAACTAACGCCAGAACCCACTAAAACCGTTCCTCAAGCACCGGTGCAAGCGCCGTTAGCGAAACAAAATACTAATCACACACGTACTGTTATTCGCGAAAATGTTTCTGATGATTATTTAGATAAAACGCCTATTCCCTCTAAAAACGTAGAACGTGACGACTCCATTGCACAAAAAATTTTACCGGAAGATTTGCACAACAAAAGCGATGATTATTTTACTAGCGATCTTCCCGCCAAACCTGCTGCACCTCAAAAAGAACCTGAAAATATTTTTGATGTATTAGAAGACATGCCTATGTCTGCCGATGAAGTATCGGAAACGGTGTCAAAAGTAGAGGCCGAAAATACGCCCCTCCCTCCACGCGAGCAAACAAGCGAAAACTCCACATTGCCAGCTTCAAACTTTAAGCTTGTATTTATTGAAGCCGATGGCGACTTGGACATTTCGGAGTTTCCCATGAAGGACAATGTATCTATTGGACGCTCTCCTTCTAACGATTTAGTTCTTAATGCCCCCAAAGTGTCGCGCCAGCACGCCGCTATTAATAAATACAAAGACCAATACGTGATTATTGACCTTAAAAGCTCAAATGGGATCTTTGTTAATGGCCGCAAAGTGGACGAGCACACCTTAAACGAAGGCGATGAAATCACGGTGGGTGGCTTTAAAATGATCTTTAAAAAATCTTAA